A window of Pedobacter lusitanus contains these coding sequences:
- the nadC gene encoding carboxylating nicotinate-nucleotide diphosphorylase → MDKKLIDLFIKNAIAEDLGDGDHTSMSTIPAGTQGKAKLLIKEDGILAGVELAIEIFNQVDSSLQTEVFLKDGDAVRYGDIAFTVSGSSHSILLAERLVLNCMQRMSGIATKTHHVTQLLAPYQTQILDTRKTTPGLRYLEKWAVRIGGGVNHRIGLYDMILIKDNHVDYAGGIANAITAANQYLADKGKKLEIEIEVRNLEELNQVLEKGMVNRIMLDNFSFADLKQAVKLIDHRFTTEASGGITEESITEYAACGVDYISMGALTHSVKSLDMSLKAY, encoded by the coding sequence TTGGATAAGAAATTAATAGACCTATTTATAAAAAATGCTATTGCCGAAGATCTTGGTGATGGCGATCATACCTCTATGTCTACCATCCCTGCCGGTACTCAGGGGAAAGCAAAGCTTTTGATTAAAGAGGATGGTATACTTGCCGGAGTAGAACTTGCAATCGAAATTTTCAACCAGGTAGATTCATCTTTGCAAACCGAAGTCTTTTTGAAGGATGGGGATGCAGTCAGATATGGCGATATCGCCTTTACCGTTAGTGGTAGTTCACATTCCATTTTACTGGCAGAAAGACTCGTACTGAACTGTATGCAGAGAATGAGTGGTATTGCAACCAAAACCCATCACGTTACCCAATTACTTGCGCCTTATCAGACCCAAATCCTGGATACCAGGAAAACTACTCCCGGATTGCGGTATCTGGAGAAATGGGCAGTGAGAATAGGTGGAGGAGTGAATCACCGGATAGGATTATATGATATGATCCTGATCAAGGATAATCACGTTGATTATGCTGGTGGTATTGCTAATGCAATTACCGCTGCTAATCAGTATCTTGCAGATAAAGGGAAAAAACTGGAAATAGAGATTGAAGTTAGAAACCTGGAAGAATTGAACCAGGTATTGGAAAAAGGTATGGTAAATAGGATTATGCTTGATAATTTCAGCTTTGCTGACCTTAAACAGGCTGTGAAACTGATCGATCATCGGTTTACAACAGAAGCATCCGGTGGGATTACCGAAGAAAGTATAACTGAATATGCAGCATGTGGAGTTGATTATATCTCTATGGGTGCATTGACCCACTCAGTTAAAAGTTTAGACATGAGTTTAAAAGCCTATTAA
- a CDS encoding Fur family transcriptional regulator — protein MSTNHNSELVRKIFEAYLENKSLRKTPERFAILEEIYSRDDHFDVETLYIHMKNQKYRVSRATVYNTLELLVSCDLVTKHQFGKNMAQFEKSYGYHQHDHVICIDCGKVVEFCDPRIHQIQSMVGELLKFDIKHHSLNLYGSCFDCAAKASIKQKEDIKHAS, from the coding sequence ATGTCTACAAACCATAACAGCGAGTTGGTTAGAAAAATATTCGAAGCTTATCTCGAAAATAAAAGTCTGAGGAAAACGCCTGAGCGTTTTGCCATCTTAGAAGAAATCTATTCCAGAGATGATCATTTCGATGTAGAAACCCTCTACATCCATATGAAAAACCAGAAATACAGAGTAAGCAGGGCTACCGTGTACAATACACTGGAGTTGCTTGTTTCCTGTGACCTGGTTACTAAACATCAGTTTGGAAAGAACATGGCCCAGTTCGAAAAATCGTATGGCTACCACCAGCATGATCATGTTATCTGCATTGATTGTGGTAAAGTTGTTGAGTTCTGTGATCCAAGGATCCACCAGATTCAGAGCATGGTAGGTGAATTACTGAAATTCGATATTAAACATCACTCTTTAAATTTATATGGCAGTTGCTTTGACTGTGCTGCAAAAGCATCCATTAAACAAAAAGAGGATATTAAACACGCAAGTTAA
- a CDS encoding adenylosuccinate synthase, whose protein sequence is MTQVDVLLGLQWGDEGKGKIVDVLCPQYDLIARFQGGPNAGHTLEFDGKKFVLNTIPSGIFNKGTMNLIGNGVVVDPIILKRELDNLKTAGHDPIANGKLVIARKAHLILPTHQLLDAANEQKMGKDKIGSTLKGIGPTYMDKTGRNGLRVGDTTLPDFKERYNKLVTKHKELLSHYNFEYDLTEKEAAFFEAIEFIKTIPHVDSEHFVNGYLKEGKKVLAEGAQGTLLDIDFGSYPFVTSSNTTTAGACTGLGIAPNKIGSVIGIFKAYCTRVGSGPFPTELEDEVGENLRQVGHEFGATTGRPRRCGWIDLPALKYAIMLNGVTEMVMTKADVLSGFDTIYACTHYEHNGETIDYMPYDIISIKPTPVVKAIEGWKTDITKITEVGQIPAQLASYIAFLEKELEVPVRYLSVGPDRVQTLILP, encoded by the coding sequence ATGACGCAAGTAGACGTGCTTCTTGGCCTGCAATGGGGCGATGAGGGCAAAGGAAAAATTGTTGACGTATTATGTCCGCAGTATGATTTGATAGCTCGTTTTCAAGGCGGACCGAATGCCGGCCACACCTTAGAGTTTGATGGCAAAAAGTTTGTTTTAAATACTATTCCTTCTGGTATTTTCAACAAAGGTACCATGAATCTGATTGGTAATGGTGTGGTAGTCGATCCCATCATTTTAAAAAGAGAACTGGACAACCTGAAAACTGCAGGTCACGATCCTATTGCCAATGGCAAACTGGTGATTGCACGTAAAGCACACCTGATTCTTCCTACTCACCAGCTTTTAGATGCTGCAAATGAGCAGAAAATGGGTAAAGATAAAATCGGTTCTACACTTAAAGGTATAGGCCCGACTTATATGGATAAAACCGGACGTAATGGTTTACGTGTTGGTGATACTACTTTACCGGATTTCAAAGAGCGTTACAATAAACTGGTTACCAAACACAAAGAATTACTTTCTCATTATAACTTTGAGTATGACCTGACAGAAAAAGAAGCTGCTTTCTTTGAGGCTATAGAGTTTATCAAAACTATTCCTCATGTAGACAGTGAGCACTTTGTAAACGGTTATCTTAAAGAAGGTAAAAAAGTTCTTGCAGAAGGTGCACAGGGTACATTACTTGACATTGATTTCGGTTCTTATCCTTTCGTAACTTCTTCTAATACAACTACTGCTGGTGCATGTACCGGTTTAGGTATTGCGCCAAACAAAATCGGAAGTGTGATCGGAATTTTCAAAGCTTACTGCACCCGTGTAGGCAGCGGTCCTTTCCCTACTGAGCTTGAAGATGAAGTTGGAGAAAACCTGCGTCAGGTAGGCCATGAATTTGGGGCTACTACTGGCAGACCACGCCGTTGCGGATGGATTGACCTTCCTGCACTGAAATATGCAATCATGCTGAACGGAGTTACTGAAATGGTAATGACCAAAGCTGATGTATTGAGCGGATTTGATACAATCTACGCTTGTACGCACTACGAACATAATGGTGAAACGATTGATTACATGCCGTATGATATCATTTCTATTAAACCAACACCGGTTGTTAAAGCAATTGAAGGCTGGAAAACTGATATCACTAAAATCACTGAAGTTGGTCAGATTCCTGCTCAGCTTGCTTCTTATATCGCTTTCCTGGAAAAAGAACTGGAAGTACCGGTAAGATATCTTTCTGTTGGTCCGGACAGAGTACAAACACTGATCCTTCCTTAA
- a CDS encoding anthranilate synthase component I family protein, which translates to MIKEIHDNYYNLTTMNAQELISFKQKALQWAAQFEVCCYFDSNGYTDPYSRYDFLLAAGARQELNTATGNAFKTLQTFSQENPGWLFGLLSYDLKNEIENLTSAKENKLDFPDLFFFVPQYLVAVKNGNIEVLAGPEDLPDTISRLQLSKTAPAPSLHPEPKMDRKTYLSKVNELREHIARGDIYEVNFCQEFFAENAAINPYEVYLNLNKLSPTPFSGFFKLHGKYILSASPERFLCKRGEQLISQPIKGTAKRSHNQIEDELIKTALKNNLKEQAENVMIVDLVRNDLTKSAIRGTVKVNELFGIYSFPQVHQMISTVSCRMNPELHPVEAIANTFPMGSMTGAPKVRAMELIEETECSRRGIYSGAFGYFDPEGDFDFNVVIRSILYNEEKKYLSFQVGGAITFASSAEAEYEECMLKASAMIKTLKGPH; encoded by the coding sequence ATGATAAAAGAAATACACGACAATTACTACAATTTGACTACAATGAACGCTCAGGAATTAATTTCATTTAAACAAAAGGCCTTACAATGGGCAGCTCAGTTTGAGGTGTGCTGTTATTTTGACTCCAATGGATATACTGATCCTTATTCCAGGTATGATTTTCTGCTTGCTGCCGGAGCCCGGCAGGAGTTAAATACTGCCACAGGCAACGCATTTAAAACTTTGCAAACATTCTCACAGGAGAACCCGGGATGGTTATTTGGTTTACTAAGTTATGACCTTAAAAATGAGATCGAAAACTTAACCTCTGCTAAGGAGAATAAACTGGATTTCCCGGATTTATTTTTCTTCGTCCCGCAATATCTGGTTGCCGTTAAAAACGGAAATATTGAAGTTCTGGCCGGCCCTGAAGATTTGCCTGACACAATTAGCAGATTGCAGCTGTCTAAGACCGCTCCTGCCCCCTCATTGCATCCTGAGCCTAAAATGGATAGGAAGACTTACCTGTCTAAAGTAAATGAGCTTAGAGAACATATAGCCAGGGGCGATATTTATGAGGTCAATTTCTGCCAGGAGTTTTTCGCAGAAAATGCGGCTATAAATCCTTATGAAGTTTATCTTAATCTGAACAAACTATCTCCCACCCCATTTTCAGGTTTTTTCAAACTCCACGGCAAATATATTCTTTCTGCAAGTCCTGAACGTTTTCTGTGTAAACGAGGCGAACAGCTGATTTCACAGCCAATTAAAGGAACGGCTAAACGAAGTCATAACCAAATTGAAGATGAACTGATTAAAACAGCTTTAAAAAACAATCTTAAAGAACAGGCAGAGAATGTAATGATTGTTGATCTGGTCAGAAACGATTTAACGAAAAGTGCAATCAGGGGTACAGTTAAAGTAAATGAGCTTTTTGGCATTTACAGCTTCCCCCAGGTACATCAGATGATTTCTACGGTAAGCTGCAGAATGAATCCCGAACTGCACCCCGTGGAAGCTATAGCCAATACTTTCCCAATGGGATCTATGACTGGTGCACCTAAAGTACGGGCCATGGAACTGATTGAAGAAACTGAATGCAGCAGAAGAGGTATTTACTCTGGTGCTTTCGGCTATTTTGATCCTGAAGGTGATTTCGATTTTAATGTGGTTATCCGCAGTATCCTTTATAATGAAGAGAAAAAATATCTGTCATTTCAGGTTGGCGGAGCAATCACTTTTGCTTCTTCTGCCGAAGCGGAATATGAAGAATGTATGCTGAAAGCTTCAGCTATGATTAAAACGCTGAAGGGGCCGCATTAG
- a CDS encoding DUF4783 domain-containing protein, which translates to MAAIFVTQLFNPGLLQGDIVDSLSALFKTGNSKEISKSFSPSVELTINEEEDVYTKAQAEQILREFFTKNTPVNSTVVHLINTNPNYRFGILSLSSKNGKFRVAVTLKKTANTFFITELRIEPDK; encoded by the coding sequence ATGGCGGCGATATTTGTGACCCAATTATTCAATCCTGGATTGCTTCAGGGGGATATTGTGGATTCACTGTCTGCGTTATTCAAGACTGGAAATTCAAAAGAAATCAGTAAAAGTTTTTCCCCATCTGTAGAATTAACCATAAATGAGGAAGAAGATGTGTACACTAAAGCTCAGGCCGAACAGATACTCAGAGAATTTTTCACAAAAAACACCCCTGTAAATTCTACAGTAGTGCACCTCATTAATACGAATCCGAATTACAGGTTTGGTATCCTGTCCCTAAGCTCGAAAAACGGGAAATTCAGGGTCGCTGTTACACTCAAAAAAACAGCTAACACCTTTTTTATCACAGAATTACGGATTGAACCGGATAAATAG
- a CDS encoding DUF4294 domain-containing protein, with the protein MKFCSLFILLFVIIAVGELKAQESSVPVRFPVKGKNDTIRVASTNEDGEMIPWIPLNEVVIYGTRIFKTPADRAAFNRLRYNVLKVMPYALFAKRRYEQLERDLAVTTDRKEHKKLVKACDAEIKKMFNTEIKELTITQGQILTKLIDREVGRTTYEIVKETQGGVKAFIYQSVARVVGHNLKSTYNPEEERDIESIIQTSGFYRQ; encoded by the coding sequence ATGAAATTTTGCAGTTTATTTATTCTGTTATTTGTCATTATTGCCGTAGGTGAACTAAAGGCCCAGGAAAGTTCTGTGCCTGTCAGGTTTCCTGTAAAGGGCAAAAATGATACCATCAGGGTAGCTTCTACAAATGAAGACGGCGAAATGATACCATGGATACCTCTTAATGAGGTAGTTATATACGGAACCCGGATTTTCAAAACCCCTGCAGACCGCGCTGCTTTTAACAGACTCCGTTACAATGTCCTGAAAGTCATGCCTTATGCTCTTTTTGCAAAAAGAAGATATGAGCAGCTGGAGCGTGATCTCGCTGTAACCACAGATCGTAAAGAACATAAAAAACTAGTCAAAGCCTGTGACGCTGAGATTAAAAAAATGTTCAATACCGAGATTAAAGAACTGACTATTACTCAGGGCCAGATTCTAACGAAATTAATTGACAGAGAAGTAGGGCGTACCACTTACGAAATTGTCAAAGAAACACAGGGAGGTGTAAAAGCCTTCATCTACCAGTCTGTTGCGAGAGTAGTGGGCCACAATTTAAAAAGCACTTATAATCCTGAGGAAGAAAGAGATATAGAATCTATTATTCAGACTTCAGGTTTTTACCGTCAATAA
- the plsY gene encoding glycerol-3-phosphate 1-O-acyltransferase PlsY translates to MISIYSISAVILAYLCGSIPTAVWIGQAFYGIDVREYGSGNAGATNTFRVLGKKAGLAVMTIDIAKGYTATKLAYFIGLSVTGPHNSSQFVNYELALGVTAVMGHLFPIFAGFRGGKGVATLFGMILAVNFPAAMLCVLVFVVVLLVTKYVSLSSICAGFTFPLGIVFIFHSSIKSEVLYGMCVCILILVTHQKNLERLLKGKESKVYLFKKKTPIN, encoded by the coding sequence ATGATATCTATCTATTCTATTTCTGCAGTTATCCTGGCTTATCTCTGTGGGTCTATCCCGACAGCGGTTTGGATCGGGCAGGCATTTTATGGTATTGACGTAAGAGAATACGGCAGTGGAAATGCCGGTGCAACGAATACTTTTCGCGTATTGGGTAAAAAAGCTGGTCTGGCTGTAATGACCATAGATATTGCTAAAGGATACACTGCTACAAAACTTGCCTATTTTATAGGTCTGTCTGTAACCGGGCCACATAACTCTTCTCAATTTGTTAATTATGAGCTGGCATTAGGTGTGACGGCTGTAATGGGACATTTGTTCCCTATTTTCGCTGGTTTCAGGGGTGGTAAAGGGGTAGCAACGCTTTTTGGAATGATTTTGGCAGTTAATTTTCCGGCAGCTATGCTTTGTGTTCTTGTCTTCGTGGTAGTGCTTCTGGTTACAAAATACGTATCGCTGAGTTCAATATGTGCAGGCTTTACATTCCCTCTGGGAATTGTTTTTATATTTCACTCTTCGATAAAATCTGAAGTGTTATATGGTATGTGTGTCTGTATTCTGATTCTGGTTACACACCAGAAAAATCTGGAACGCTTACTGAAGGGCAAAGAATCAAAAGTCTACCTGTTTAAAAAGAAAACACCTATTAACTAA
- the bshB1 gene encoding bacillithiol biosynthesis deacetylase BshB1 encodes MKLDILVLAVHPDDAELGCSGTIIKHIAQGKKVGIVDFTRGELGSRGTAETRDQEAADSAKILGLHARENLKFKDGFFKNDEEHQLEVVRMIRKYQPEIVLGNAIRDRHPDHGRAASLAGDSCFLAGLPKVKTMQDGVAQEAWRPRLFLQYIQDTYIKPDVIIDITPYIETKINAIKAFKTQFHSPELNQTPELDGPVTYISSPEFFESVIARAREMGKPIGATYAEGFTSVKLLGVDSLFDLR; translated from the coding sequence ATGAAATTAGATATACTCGTATTAGCCGTACATCCGGATGATGCCGAATTAGGATGTTCAGGTACAATTATAAAACATATTGCACAAGGTAAAAAAGTTGGTATAGTAGATTTTACCAGGGGAGAACTCGGAAGCCGGGGAACAGCCGAAACCCGTGATCAGGAAGCTGCCGACTCTGCAAAAATATTAGGTTTGCATGCCCGTGAAAATCTGAAATTCAAAGATGGGTTTTTCAAAAATGATGAAGAACATCAGCTGGAAGTAGTTAGGATGATCCGTAAATATCAGCCCGAAATTGTACTGGGGAATGCTATACGTGACCGTCATCCTGATCATGGAAGAGCAGCCTCTTTAGCCGGGGATTCCTGTTTTCTCGCAGGTTTGCCTAAAGTAAAAACCATGCAGGATGGGGTAGCTCAGGAAGCCTGGAGACCACGTTTGTTTCTGCAGTATATACAGGATACGTATATTAAACCTGATGTGATCATTGATATCACCCCCTATATAGAAACAAAAATTAATGCTATCAAAGCGTTCAAGACACAGTTCCATAGTCCGGAGTTGAATCAAACACCTGAACTGGATGGGCCTGTAACCTATATCTCATCACCTGAATTTTTTGAAAGTGTCATTGCCAGAGCCAGAGAAATGGGTAAACCTATTGGTGCGACCTATGCGGAAGGCTTCACCTCTGTTAAACTTTTAGGCGTGGATAGTCTTTTCGATCTGCGTTAG
- a CDS encoding glutathione peroxidase, whose amino-acid sequence MEEKTQSIYQFNAKLINGQDKKLADYKGKVLLVVNIASACGFAPQLKELQELRDSLSHEEFEVLGFPSNDFGGQEPLEGTAIYEFCEQNYGVKFPVFEKIMVRGSQANPIYKFLGNKELNGHIKSTPRWNFHKYLINKNGEVVDYFFPFTKPLSSKVRKKIQRLL is encoded by the coding sequence ATGGAAGAAAAAACTCAGAGTATTTACCAGTTTAATGCAAAACTAATCAATGGACAAGACAAAAAATTAGCTGACTATAAAGGTAAAGTACTTCTGGTTGTCAATATCGCATCGGCCTGTGGTTTTGCTCCTCAATTAAAAGAGCTTCAGGAGTTAAGAGATTCATTAAGTCATGAAGAATTCGAGGTTCTTGGTTTTCCTTCCAATGATTTTGGCGGGCAGGAACCTTTGGAAGGCACTGCTATTTATGAGTTCTGCGAACAAAATTACGGGGTTAAATTTCCGGTATTCGAAAAAATTATGGTCAGAGGCTCACAAGCCAATCCGATCTATAAGTTTTTGGGGAATAAAGAACTCAATGGTCATATTAAATCCACACCAAGATGGAATTTTCATAAATATCTCATTAATAAAAATGGTGAAGTAGTAGACTACTTTTTTCCATTTACCAAACCTTTATCTTCAAAGGTCAGAAAGAAAATTCAGCGTCTTCTTTAA
- a CDS encoding M48 family metallopeptidase produces MKKLTLLGIAAVVSMTYACSTVPLSGRNRISFVNESEMQTAAAQSYTTLLKDPKTKILNNADAVRVKRIGEKIASAVTKYMNANGYAAQIQGFRWEFNLIDSKEVNAWCMPGGKVAVYSGILPVTRDDAGLATVMGHEIAHAIAQHSSERASKAALAQGVGGLLGAATGNQSEATQAAISKIYGVGAQGFYLLPNSRTQELEADHLGLIFMSMAGYDPSNAVSFWQRMAAVSQGSQKPAEFLSTHPADATRIAQIQRDLPEAKRYFNSPTGKPQR; encoded by the coding sequence ATGAAGAAATTAACATTGCTGGGTATTGCTGCTGTAGTATCGATGACCTACGCATGCTCTACAGTCCCGTTGTCAGGGAGAAACCGCATAAGTTTTGTCAATGAAAGTGAAATGCAGACTGCTGCAGCACAGAGTTACACCACACTTTTAAAAGACCCTAAAACCAAAATATTAAATAATGCTGATGCGGTGAGAGTCAAACGCATAGGGGAGAAGATTGCCTCGGCAGTAACAAAATATATGAATGCCAACGGTTATGCTGCTCAGATTCAGGGATTCAGATGGGAATTTAATCTGATTGACAGTAAAGAAGTAAATGCCTGGTGTATGCCAGGTGGTAAAGTTGCTGTTTATTCAGGTATTTTACCTGTTACCAGGGATGATGCAGGACTGGCAACCGTAATGGGACATGAGATTGCCCATGCGATAGCGCAACACTCTTCAGAGCGTGCTTCAAAAGCAGCACTGGCACAAGGTGTGGGAGGTTTATTAGGTGCTGCGACCGGTAATCAGTCTGAAGCCACACAGGCAGCTATTAGTAAAATCTATGGTGTTGGCGCGCAGGGTTTTTATCTGTTACCTAATTCCAGAACACAAGAACTGGAGGCTGATCATCTGGGCCTTATTTTTATGTCTATGGCCGGTTACGATCCTTCCAATGCAGTTAGTTTCTGGCAGAGAATGGCAGCTGTGAGCCAGGGTTCACAGAAACCGGCAGAATTTTTAAGTACTCACCCTGCAGATGCCACAAGGATTGCTCAGATTCAGAGAGATCTGCCAGAGGCAAAGCGATACTTTAATTCTCCTACAGGAAAGCCGCAACGCTAA
- a CDS encoding RelA/SpoT family protein produces the protein MKNTLVIDLEAEKQEILKRYRALLRACKPTLQKGDKKEIRKAFDMALESHKDMRRKSGEPYIYHPIAVAQIAAEEIGLGTTSIVCALLHDVVEDTEITLEDIEREFGKKTAKIIDGLTKIAGVFDYNSSLQAENFRKMLLTLADDVRVILIKLADRLHNMRTMDFMPRHKQLKIASETIYLYAPLAHRLGLYAIKSELEDLSMKYLEPDTYKFIATKLNEKKAERTLFVKHFVEPINEILAEQGFVASIYGRPKSIHSIWNKMKKKNIPFEEVYDLFAIRIILDSSPENEKADCWKAYSIVTDLYRPNPDRLRDWVSSPKGNGYESLHTTVMGPKGQWVEVQIRTQRMNEIAEKGFAAHWKYKESSNDNGLDQWILKVREMLNNPEANALDFLDDFKMNLFSDEIFIFTPKGALIQLPLGATALDFAFEIHTDVGAKCIGAKVNHKLVPLSYKLQNGDQVEIITSGKQVPKEDWLNIVVTAKAKSKIKSSLKEEKRKIAEGGKETLERKLKSLKITYNTDNLNKLSYFFKLSSTQELFIAVATGKIELKDLKEYLASEKEIENRGTERNEGQQIEALLNKVKGPESDILLIGEDLQKIDYTLAACCNPIPGDDVFGFVTVSEGIKIHRTNCPNAAQLMANYGYRVVKAKWNKQQELTFLTGLHIIGIDDVGLINNITKVISGDFKVNMRSITVDTDNGIFDGSIMIFVNDKEHLDNLIKNLLEVKGVTGVTRFDA, from the coding sequence ATGAAGAATACCCTAGTGATTGATTTAGAAGCAGAAAAGCAAGAAATCCTGAAGAGATACCGTGCCCTCTTGCGTGCCTGTAAGCCAACATTACAAAAAGGGGATAAAAAAGAAATCAGAAAAGCATTCGATATGGCCCTTGAAAGTCATAAAGACATGCGCAGAAAATCTGGTGAACCCTATATCTATCACCCTATTGCTGTGGCTCAAATCGCTGCTGAGGAAATCGGACTCGGAACAACATCTATCGTATGTGCACTATTGCATGATGTCGTAGAGGACACGGAAATTACACTCGAAGATATTGAAAGAGAGTTTGGGAAGAAAACTGCCAAAATCATTGACGGCCTGACTAAAATTGCAGGTGTTTTTGATTATAACAGCTCTTTACAGGCCGAGAACTTCAGGAAAATGCTGCTTACCCTGGCCGATGATGTGAGGGTAATTTTAATTAAGCTGGCAGATCGTCTGCATAACATGCGTACCATGGATTTTATGCCAAGGCACAAGCAGTTAAAGATTGCATCTGAAACTATTTATCTGTATGCTCCGCTGGCACACAGGCTGGGTTTGTATGCCATCAAGTCTGAGCTGGAAGATCTTTCCATGAAATATCTGGAGCCGGATACTTATAAATTTATTGCGACCAAACTGAATGAGAAAAAGGCAGAGCGTACGCTTTTTGTTAAACATTTCGTAGAGCCTATCAATGAAATCCTGGCTGAACAGGGTTTTGTAGCCAGCATTTATGGCAGACCAAAATCTATCCATTCGATATGGAATAAGATGAAAAAGAAAAATATTCCTTTTGAAGAGGTATATGACCTTTTTGCCATCCGTATTATTCTGGACAGCTCACCTGAAAATGAAAAAGCAGATTGCTGGAAAGCCTATTCTATAGTTACCGATTTATACCGGCCTAACCCGGATCGTCTGCGTGACTGGGTATCTTCTCCCAAGGGTAACGGTTACGAATCTCTGCACACCACAGTAATGGGACCTAAAGGTCAGTGGGTTGAAGTACAGATCCGTACACAAAGGATGAATGAGATTGCAGAGAAAGGTTTTGCAGCCCACTGGAAATACAAAGAATCAAGCAATGACAATGGTCTGGATCAGTGGATTCTGAAAGTGAGGGAAATGCTGAACAATCCGGAAGCCAATGCACTGGATTTTCTGGATGACTTCAAAATGAACCTGTTTTCGGATGAGATTTTCATCTTTACACCTAAAGGTGCACTGATACAGCTTCCGCTGGGCGCAACTGCACTGGATTTTGCGTTTGAGATCCATACCGATGTAGGGGCAAAATGTATAGGGGCAAAAGTGAATCACAAACTGGTTCCGCTTTCCTATAAACTGCAGAATGGAGACCAGGTAGAAATTATTACTTCTGGAAAACAGGTTCCCAAAGAAGACTGGCTGAATATTGTGGTTACCGCAAAAGCCAAATCCAAAATCAAGTCTTCACTTAAAGAGGAAAAAAGAAAAATTGCGGAAGGTGGAAAGGAAACACTGGAACGTAAGCTCAAATCTTTAAAGATTACCTATAACACGGATAATCTGAACAAACTGAGTTATTTTTTCAAATTATCTTCTACTCAGGAGCTTTTTATTGCTGTAGCAACCGGAAAGATCGAGTTGAAAGACCTGAAAGAATACCTGGCCAGCGAAAAGGAAATTGAAAACAGAGGAACCGAAAGAAATGAAGGACAACAGATTGAGGCTTTATTAAATAAAGTAAAAGGTCCGGAGTCTGATATTTTACTGATTGGTGAAGATCTGCAGAAAATAGACTATACGCTTGCTGCCTGCTGTAATCCTATTCCTGGTGATGATGTATTTGGTTTTGTAACGGTAAGTGAAGGAATTAAAATACACCGGACCAATTGCCCGAATGCCGCACAGCTGATGGCCAATTATGGTTACAGGGTAGTCAAAGCAAAATGGAATAAACAACAGGAACTTACTTTCCTTACCGGGCTGCATATTATTGGTATTGACGATGTCGGACTGATCAATAATATCACCAAAGTAATTTCCGGAGACTTTAAAGTAAATATGCGTTCTATTACAGTAGATACAGATAATGGTATTTTTGATGGTTCAATTATGATCTTTGTCAACGATAAAGAGCATCTGGATAACCTGATTAAAAACCTGCTGGAAGTAAAAGGGGTAACAGGAGTAACCCGTTTTGACGCGTAG